From a region of the Litorilinea aerophila genome:
- a CDS encoding mandelate racemase family protein produces the protein MKIVDITVQTFRYTSNIVRDSEGHAHPGPEHEATQSLLTIHTDEGVQGYCFGNIPRSTLERLIKPMLVGEDPFYRERIWQALKERQRLNLATLHDKVLTVIDMALWDLAGRALGQPVHRLLGAMRDKVPAYASTMCGDDLEGGLATPEDYARFAEWCVKERGYPAFKLHTWQPPYPNAPSVKRDLEACAAVREAVGPDVPLMLDPFHYYSREEALQLAKGLEKLNYYWMEEPMDEHSMSSYVWLCENTSLPICGPETAEGKMFTRAEWIKYGACDLVRGGVGDVGGITPLIKIAHLAEAFGMRMEVHGGGPGNLHVLCAMGNPGEFYERGLLHPFIDYEQPKPWLNRLDDPMDDEGFVHVSQLPGLGQDINFDYIQDNLVE, from the coding sequence ATGAAAATTGTAGACATCACTGTCCAGACCTTTCGCTATACGTCCAACATTGTGCGGGACAGCGAAGGCCACGCCCACCCTGGCCCCGAACACGAGGCCACCCAGTCTCTACTCACCATTCATACCGACGAGGGCGTCCAGGGCTACTGCTTCGGCAACATTCCCCGAAGCACCCTGGAAAGGCTGATCAAGCCCATGCTGGTGGGAGAGGATCCCTTCTACCGGGAGCGGATCTGGCAGGCCCTCAAGGAGCGGCAGCGCCTGAACCTGGCCACCCTCCACGACAAGGTCCTCACGGTCATCGACATGGCCCTGTGGGACCTGGCCGGTCGCGCCCTGGGACAGCCGGTCCACAGGCTGCTGGGCGCCATGCGGGACAAGGTGCCGGCCTACGCCAGCACCATGTGCGGGGACGACCTGGAAGGGGGCCTGGCCACGCCGGAGGACTACGCCCGCTTCGCCGAATGGTGCGTCAAGGAGCGGGGCTACCCGGCCTTCAAGCTCCACACGTGGCAGCCCCCCTACCCCAACGCGCCCAGCGTCAAGCGGGACCTGGAGGCCTGCGCCGCGGTGCGGGAGGCCGTGGGCCCGGACGTGCCGCTCATGCTCGATCCCTTCCACTACTACAGCCGGGAGGAGGCCCTGCAGCTGGCCAAAGGGCTGGAAAAGCTCAACTACTACTGGATGGAAGAGCCCATGGACGAGCACAGCATGTCGTCCTATGTTTGGCTATGCGAAAACACCTCCCTCCCCATCTGTGGGCCGGAGACCGCCGAGGGCAAGATGTTCACCCGGGCCGAATGGATCAAGTACGGCGCCTGCGACCTGGTGCGGGGCGGCGTGGGCGATGTGGGCGGCATCACTCCCCTGATCAAGATCGCCCACCTGGCGGAAGCCTTCGGCATGCGCATGGAGGTCCACGGCGGCGGCCCTGGCAACCTCCACGTCCTCTGCGCCATGGGCAACCCCGGTGAGTTCTACGAGCGGGGCCTGCTCCACCCCTTCATCGACTACGAGCAGCCCAAGCCCTGGCTCAACCGCCTGGATGACCCCATGGACGACGAAGGCTTCGTCCACGTTTCCCAACTGCCCGGGCTGGGGCAGGATATCAACTTTGACTACATCCAGGATAACCTGGTGGAGTGA
- a CDS encoding SDR family oxidoreductase gives MGLLDGKVTIITGAGTGIGKGIARAFAKEGATLVLASRNRERLEETAQEVQGYGATARVIPTDVTDEGQVVALFERTVAEFGRVDILINNSGAFDGGPFEELSLETWQKVLNVNLTGPFLCGREAMKIMKKQGGGRIINVGSISAQMCRPNAAPYNTTKHGLVGLTKSIALEGRDYNVVCSMLHPGNVLTERRAASSAPQDQEPMMTVDELATVAVTMAALPLHVNVLEAIVLPTTQKYLGRG, from the coding sequence ATGGGACTGTTGGACGGCAAAGTCACCATCATCACCGGTGCCGGGACCGGGATCGGCAAGGGGATCGCCCGGGCTTTCGCCAAGGAGGGGGCCACCCTGGTGCTGGCTTCCCGCAACCGGGAGCGGCTGGAGGAGACGGCCCAGGAAGTCCAGGGGTACGGCGCCACGGCCCGGGTGATCCCCACCGATGTGACCGACGAAGGCCAGGTGGTGGCCCTGTTCGAGCGCACCGTGGCCGAATTCGGCCGGGTGGACATCCTCATCAACAACTCGGGCGCCTTCGACGGCGGCCCGTTCGAGGAGCTGTCCCTGGAGACCTGGCAGAAGGTCCTCAACGTGAACCTCACCGGCCCCTTCCTCTGTGGCCGGGAGGCCATGAAGATCATGAAGAAGCAGGGCGGCGGCCGCATCATCAACGTGGGCAGCATCTCCGCGCAGATGTGTCGGCCCAACGCCGCGCCCTACAACACCACCAAACATGGCCTGGTGGGCCTGACCAAATCCATTGCGCTGGAAGGACGGGATTACAACGTGGTCTGCAGCATGCTGCACCCCGGGAACGTCCTGACCGAGCGCCGGGCAGCCAGCTCTGCGCCCCAGGATCAGGAGCCCATGATGACCGTGGACGAGCTGGCCACCGTGGCCGTGACCATGGCGGCCCTGCCCCTGCACGTCAACGTGCTGGAAGCCATCGTACTGCCTACCACTCAGAAGTACCTGGGCCGGGGCTGA
- a CDS encoding alpha/beta hydrolase family protein: MTTRNLSPQQMFIALAREHRPTHAFSAADAEGFQHWKAETLPKVLATLGDPPPPAPPEPELLAEWEERGLRRQRWILNVQRHLAAVLRINWPLDLQPGEQRPAILCCHGHGPFGKEPVMGNRSSPALQENIQRHNYHYGEVMAQAGFVTYAIDWIGFGERNDANKPNARSMHGERRDWCNLYYLHATMLGMTSLSINVAHGKAATDVVASMPGVDPERLGVMGLSGGGTMALWMTLCDERFKATEIICYSDLFEDFGIRDINYCGMQVAPGLFKLVNLPDLQGLIAPRPLLIDIGANDTCFLVDSALRCYRRLAHIYQTAGAAEMLELDLHPGEHGWGGNKSLAFFRRHLG; encoded by the coding sequence ATGACCACCCGCAACCTCAGTCCCCAGCAGATGTTCATCGCCCTGGCCCGGGAACATCGGCCCACCCATGCCTTCTCGGCCGCCGATGCCGAGGGTTTCCAGCACTGGAAAGCAGAGACCCTGCCCAAGGTCCTGGCCACCCTGGGCGATCCACCCCCGCCTGCCCCACCCGAACCCGAGCTCCTGGCCGAGTGGGAGGAGCGGGGCCTGCGCCGCCAGCGCTGGATCCTCAACGTCCAGCGCCATCTGGCCGCGGTGCTGCGCATCAACTGGCCCCTGGATCTCCAACCCGGCGAGCAGCGCCCGGCCATCCTCTGTTGCCATGGCCACGGCCCCTTCGGCAAGGAGCCGGTCATGGGCAACCGTTCCAGCCCGGCCCTGCAGGAGAACATCCAGCGCCACAACTACCACTACGGGGAAGTCATGGCCCAGGCCGGCTTCGTCACCTACGCCATCGACTGGATCGGCTTCGGCGAGCGCAATGACGCCAACAAGCCCAATGCCCGCTCCATGCACGGCGAGCGTCGGGACTGGTGTAACCTCTACTACCTCCACGCCACCATGTTGGGCATGACCTCCCTCTCCATCAACGTAGCCCATGGCAAAGCGGCCACCGACGTGGTGGCATCCATGCCCGGTGTGGATCCGGAACGCCTGGGGGTGATGGGTTTGAGCGGCGGCGGCACCATGGCCCTGTGGATGACTCTGTGCGACGAACGCTTCAAGGCCACGGAGATCATCTGCTACAGCGACCTCTTCGAGGATTTCGGCATTCGGGACATCAACTACTGTGGCATGCAGGTGGCGCCGGGCCTCTTCAAGCTGGTCAACCTGCCGGATCTCCAGGGGCTCATTGCACCCCGGCCCCTGCTCATCGACATCGGGGCCAACGACACCTGCTTCCTGGTGGATTCTGCCCTGCGCTGCTACCGGCGGCTGGCCCACATCTACCAGACGGCCGGCGCGGCGGAGATGCTGGAGCTGGATCTCCACCCCGGCGAGCATGGCTGGGGTGGCAACAAATCCCTGGCCTTCTTTCGCCGCCACCTGGGGTGA
- a CDS encoding ABC transporter ATP-binding protein: protein MATIQLVNITRTFTRPAPTRPGAENGTGNGTGTLTGPIRALDQVNLTIPDGTTLAVLGPSGCGKSTLLRVIAGLDREYQGTVLYDGRPMEDVPPKERHIGMVFQNYALYPHFHGHGNLAFFFRLRRTPDRETEERIRITSEIMGIGFRQLLGRKPGTLSGGEQQRLAIGRAIVRNPQLFLFDEPLSNLDARLRVQTRIEIKRLLRQFGITAVYVTHDQVEAFTLGDQIAVMRQGRIEQVGDYATLREKPASTFVASFLGSHPMNLIPGGLVSDGVLVIAGQQISLPPWVQNQVHQGQALTLGARPEAACWKKAGGGLALQGVVEVLEPDFAQRTQVVYLRVGSRLVAAAATMDDFLLLGQEVTVYFPQEALFWFDEASGRRLAP from the coding sequence ATGGCCACCATTCAGCTCGTTAACATCACCAGAACCTTTACTCGACCTGCCCCTACCCGACCCGGCGCCGAGAATGGCACCGGGAACGGCACTGGCACGTTGACAGGGCCGATCCGGGCCCTGGACCAGGTGAACCTCACCATTCCCGATGGCACCACCCTGGCGGTGTTGGGTCCTTCGGGCTGTGGCAAGAGCACCCTGCTGCGGGTGATCGCCGGCCTGGATCGGGAATACCAGGGCACCGTGCTCTACGATGGCCGCCCCATGGAAGATGTGCCGCCCAAGGAACGGCATATCGGCATGGTCTTCCAAAACTACGCCCTCTATCCCCACTTCCACGGCCACGGCAACCTGGCCTTCTTCTTCCGGCTGCGCCGAACCCCGGATCGGGAGACGGAGGAACGGATCCGCATCACGTCGGAGATCATGGGCATCGGCTTCCGCCAGCTGCTGGGCCGCAAGCCTGGCACCCTCTCCGGCGGCGAACAACAGCGGCTGGCCATCGGCCGGGCCATTGTGCGCAACCCCCAGCTGTTCCTGTTCGACGAGCCCCTCTCCAACCTGGACGCCCGCCTGCGGGTCCAGACGCGGATCGAGATCAAGCGGCTCCTGCGCCAATTCGGCATCACCGCCGTCTACGTCACCCACGACCAGGTCGAAGCCTTCACCCTGGGCGACCAGATCGCGGTTATGCGGCAGGGGCGCATCGAGCAGGTGGGCGACTATGCCACCCTGCGGGAGAAGCCAGCCAGCACCTTTGTGGCCAGCTTCCTGGGAAGCCATCCCATGAACCTGATCCCCGGCGGCCTGGTCAGCGACGGCGTGCTGGTCATCGCCGGCCAGCAGATTTCCCTGCCGCCTTGGGTACAGAACCAGGTCCACCAGGGACAGGCCCTGACCCTGGGCGCCCGGCCCGAGGCCGCCTGCTGGAAGAAGGCCGGCGGGGGGCTGGCCCTGCAGGGGGTGGTGGAAGTGTTGGAACCCGACTTCGCCCAGCGCACTCAGGTGGTCTATTTGCGGGTGGGCTCCCGGCTGGTGGCAGCCGCTGCTACCATGGACGATTTCCTGCTCCTGGGGCAGGAGGTAACTGTCTACTTCCCCCAGGAGGCCCTCTTCTGGTTCGATGAAGCCAGCGGCCGGCGGCTGGCCCCTTGA
- a CDS encoding zinc-dependent alcohol dehydrogenase has translation MEKINHQVLFVERGLVRLESCPVPVPGPRQVLIRTRVSLISPGTERAWLLGLPNTPATYPQRAGYSNIGQVVACGPETTGWQPGQRVASPAPHARLVVMDAARCVPVPDGLADEEAVFFNLGSIAAQGVRKARIELGEPVAVLGAGLIGLLALQLSRLSGALPALSIDQNTHRLEFARQVGADAVLTPNHDLEEQLAVLCDGPGAAAVIEATGHPQAILTALALARPFGRVVLLGSTRGETDHVNFYRDVHKKGLSLIGAHDSARPGHDSAPQWWTRRDDQHAVLKFMAAGRLQVLPLITHRFSWDEAEQAYDLLIHWNLDALGILLKW, from the coding sequence ATGGAAAAAATCAACCATCAGGTGCTCTTTGTGGAGCGGGGACTTGTCAGGCTAGAGTCCTGCCCAGTGCCCGTACCCGGGCCAAGGCAGGTGCTGATCCGCACTCGAGTCAGCCTCATCAGCCCCGGCACCGAACGAGCCTGGCTACTGGGCCTGCCCAACACCCCAGCCACCTATCCCCAGCGCGCTGGCTACAGCAATATCGGCCAGGTGGTGGCCTGTGGACCTGAGACAACTGGCTGGCAACCAGGCCAGCGGGTGGCCAGCCCGGCGCCCCACGCCCGCCTGGTGGTCATGGATGCAGCCCGCTGTGTCCCGGTGCCGGACGGGCTGGCAGATGAAGAAGCGGTCTTCTTCAACCTGGGCTCCATCGCGGCCCAGGGCGTGCGCAAGGCCCGCATCGAGCTGGGCGAACCTGTGGCGGTGCTCGGTGCCGGTCTCATTGGCCTGCTGGCCCTGCAACTATCCCGCCTTAGCGGCGCCCTGCCAGCCCTTAGCATTGACCAAAACACCCATCGCCTGGAGTTTGCCCGGCAGGTGGGTGCGGACGCGGTCCTGACGCCTAACCACGATCTGGAAGAGCAGCTGGCTGTCCTCTGCGATGGACCGGGCGCAGCCGCAGTGATCGAGGCCACCGGCCATCCCCAAGCCATCCTGACCGCGCTGGCGCTGGCTCGGCCTTTCGGTCGGGTAGTTCTGCTGGGCAGCACCCGGGGCGAGACGGATCACGTCAATTTCTACCGAGACGTCCACAAAAAGGGGCTAAGCCTCATCGGCGCCCACGATAGCGCACGCCCGGGCCACGACTCTGCGCCCCAATGGTGGACCCGTCGAGACGATCAGCATGCTGTCCTCAAGTTCATGGCGGCTGGACGCCTGCAGGTGTTACCGTTAATTACCCATCGCTTCTCTTGGGACGAGGCGGAGCAGGCCTACGACCTGCTCATCCACTGGAACCTGGATGCGCTGGGCATACTGTTGAAGTGGTAG
- a CDS encoding Ldh family oxidoreductase: MNRPPETFVLVSEERLLAFATACFEKVGLEPDHAALISRLLVNSDLRGVRSHGTRTVNHYCRAFEEGRLNPRPQIRQVHETPTAVVIDGDGTLGYLPMVRATEAAIAKAKEVGIGMGLVRYIGHYGSAGHYARMCMEAGCIGFSVQGYRDQGRFGNDGGGPNPNAYLGYFGNPPICFAIPSGQEPPVVLDAATCILADDQRGPEYEALFSLIPAAFFKSIGYGAVASLMGGGLTGFTLSDEIRQRYPNARNGGMVLAIHVDSVVPEAVFRAEVDRMVRDIRETYQPMPGYDRALLPGAIEEERMAQYRQEGIRYGEMEQAAARAASERLGVPLPWA; this comes from the coding sequence ATGAACCGTCCGCCTGAAACCTTCGTGCTGGTGTCGGAAGAGCGGCTGTTAGCCTTTGCCACCGCCTGTTTTGAAAAGGTGGGGCTGGAGCCCGACCACGCCGCCCTCATCAGCCGCCTGCTGGTCAACTCCGATCTGCGGGGGGTGCGCAGCCACGGCACCCGCACAGTGAACCACTACTGCCGGGCCTTTGAGGAGGGGCGCCTGAACCCCCGGCCCCAGATTCGGCAGGTCCACGAGACGCCCACCGCGGTGGTCATCGACGGGGATGGCACCCTGGGCTACCTGCCCATGGTGCGGGCCACCGAAGCGGCCATCGCCAAGGCCAAAGAGGTGGGCATCGGTATGGGCCTGGTACGCTACATCGGCCACTACGGCTCGGCCGGCCACTATGCCCGCATGTGCATGGAAGCCGGCTGCATCGGTTTCTCGGTCCAGGGCTACCGGGACCAGGGGCGCTTTGGCAACGACGGCGGCGGCCCCAACCCCAACGCCTACCTGGGCTACTTCGGCAACCCACCCATCTGCTTCGCCATCCCCTCGGGCCAGGAGCCGCCCGTGGTGCTGGACGCGGCCACCTGCATCCTGGCCGATGATCAGCGGGGGCCCGAGTATGAAGCCCTCTTTTCCCTGATACCGGCGGCCTTCTTCAAGAGCATCGGCTATGGCGCGGTGGCCAGCCTGATGGGGGGCGGCCTCACGGGCTTCACCCTGTCGGACGAGATCCGCCAGCGCTATCCCAACGCGCGCAACGGCGGCATGGTGCTGGCCATCCACGTGGACTCGGTGGTGCCTGAGGCTGTCTTCCGGGCCGAAGTGGACCGCATGGTGCGGGACATCCGGGAGACCTATCAGCCCATGCCAGGCTATGACCGGGCCCTGCTGCCAGGCGCCATCGAGGAGGAGCGCATGGCCCAGTATCGCCAGGAGGGGATCCGCTACGGCGAGATGGAGCAGGCCGCGGCCCGGGCTGCGAGCGAGCGCCTGGGGGTGCCGCTCCCCTGGGCGTAG
- a CDS encoding MFS transporter: protein MQQTLTSGGYVALVRENRNFRYMWLGQIVSLLGDWFNLVASASLVASLTGSGTAVGGLFVVRMLAPFLVSPLAGVAADRYSRKQLLIVTDLMRGAVVLGFLLVRDAGDIWLLYALTALQLGISGFFFPARNAILPDIVDRGELGAANALSSATWSVMLALGTAIGGLVSGSFGVYPAFIIDALTFLGSALLIAQIRHHHVPAADSRGGVTQVFRQYVDGLRYLNQHRDVLLIAVQKAINSLVFSGGFQVIQVILGERIFVIGAGGGISLGILFAVNGVGTGFGPILARRLTGDRERPLRIAIGVSYLVAAAGIAISAPLLSFAMVLVGMFLRGFGGGTIWVFSTQLLLQTVPDQVRGRVFATEFALFTLANAVSAALVGWSLDVTDLGVSGIMGWMAVLGALPGLLWMVWVFRSRGASRPVEQEPLS from the coding sequence ATGCAGCAGACGCTTACCTCCGGCGGCTACGTGGCGCTGGTACGGGAAAATCGCAACTTCCGCTACATGTGGCTCGGCCAGATCGTCAGCCTCTTGGGCGACTGGTTCAACCTGGTGGCTTCGGCCTCCCTGGTGGCCAGCCTGACGGGCTCCGGCACCGCAGTGGGCGGCCTCTTTGTCGTCCGGATGCTGGCGCCGTTCCTGGTGAGCCCCCTCGCCGGCGTGGCTGCAGACCGCTACAGCCGGAAGCAGCTCCTGATCGTGACCGACCTCATGCGGGGTGCAGTGGTGCTGGGCTTCCTCCTGGTACGGGATGCGGGCGACATCTGGCTGCTCTACGCCCTTACCGCCCTGCAGCTGGGCATCAGCGGTTTTTTCTTCCCGGCGCGCAATGCCATCCTGCCCGACATCGTGGACCGGGGTGAGCTGGGCGCGGCCAATGCCCTGAGCTCGGCCACCTGGTCGGTGATGCTGGCCCTGGGCACGGCCATAGGCGGCCTGGTTTCGGGCAGCTTTGGCGTCTACCCGGCCTTCATCATCGATGCCCTGACCTTCCTGGGCTCCGCGCTCCTCATCGCGCAGATCCGCCACCACCATGTGCCGGCAGCCGACAGTCGGGGCGGTGTCACCCAGGTCTTCCGCCAGTATGTGGACGGGCTTCGCTACCTGAACCAGCACCGGGATGTGCTCCTTATCGCGGTGCAGAAGGCCATCAACTCCCTGGTCTTCTCCGGCGGCTTCCAGGTGATCCAGGTCATCCTGGGCGAGCGGATCTTTGTCATCGGCGCGGGCGGTGGCATCAGCCTGGGTATCCTGTTTGCCGTCAACGGCGTCGGGACGGGCTTTGGCCCCATCCTGGCCCGGCGGCTCACGGGCGACCGGGAGCGCCCCTTGCGCATCGCCATCGGCGTCTCCTACCTGGTCGCCGCAGCCGGCATTGCCATTTCCGCGCCCCTGCTGAGCTTTGCCATGGTGCTGGTGGGCATGTTCCTGCGGGGCTTCGGCGGCGGCACCATCTGGGTCTTCTCCACCCAGCTCCTGCTCCAGACCGTGCCCGACCAGGTGCGGGGGCGGGTCTTCGCCACCGAGTTCGCGCTCTTCACCCTGGCCAACGCGGTCAGCGCGGCCCTGGTGGGCTGGAGCCTGGACGTCACCGACCTGGGCGTCAGCGGCATCATGGGCTGGATGGCCGTGCTGGGTGCCCTGCCCGGCCTGCTGTGGATGGTCTGGGTCTTCCGTTCCCGGGGAGCCAGCCGCCCGGTGGAACAGGAACCGCTGTCCTGA
- a CDS encoding NAD-dependent epimerase/dehydratase family protein, giving the protein MNILVTGGSGRIGRYVLRELAAAGHHVTNVDLAPAPEEPGTFLRVDLTDAGEVYQALARAKAEAVVHLGAWANAGMVPDARTYGDNVRGTYHVFQACADLGIRRIVAASSAQVYGFAAAPPHYVPVDEEHPLRPVNSYALSKVVGEQVADYFVANFGLTILSFRFMGVRPPAQIGPEIEAMAADPASGSWLLWTRTDARDAALACRLALETPDVPSGPYNITGARVVLSVPSRELVARHFGDQTEIREGLDGHQSPLSCARAREAFGYRPRYLWSETLRHPETD; this is encoded by the coding sequence ATGAACATCCTCGTCACCGGCGGCAGCGGCCGCATTGGCCGCTACGTGCTGCGCGAACTGGCCGCCGCCGGCCATCACGTCACCAATGTGGATCTGGCCCCGGCGCCAGAAGAGCCGGGCACCTTCCTGCGGGTCGATCTCACCGACGCCGGCGAGGTCTACCAGGCCCTGGCCCGGGCCAAAGCCGAAGCCGTCGTCCACCTGGGCGCCTGGGCCAACGCCGGCATGGTGCCCGATGCCCGCACCTATGGCGACAACGTCCGCGGCACCTATCACGTCTTCCAGGCCTGTGCGGACCTGGGCATCCGCCGCATCGTGGCTGCATCCAGCGCCCAGGTCTACGGCTTTGCCGCTGCACCACCCCACTACGTGCCCGTGGATGAGGAGCACCCCCTGCGGCCGGTGAACAGCTATGCGCTCTCCAAAGTGGTGGGCGAGCAGGTGGCGGACTATTTCGTGGCCAACTTTGGCCTGACCATCCTCTCCTTCCGCTTCATGGGCGTGCGGCCCCCAGCCCAAATCGGGCCAGAGATCGAGGCCATGGCAGCCGATCCGGCCAGTGGAAGCTGGCTGCTCTGGACCCGCACCGACGCCCGGGACGCGGCCCTGGCCTGCCGGCTGGCGCTGGAAACCCCCGACGTCCCCAGCGGGCCCTACAACATCACCGGCGCCCGGGTGGTGCTTTCCGTACCCAGTCGGGAACTGGTAGCCCGTCATTTTGGCGACCAGACCGAGATCCGGGAAGGACTCGACGGCCACCAATCTCCCCTGAGCTGCGCCCGGGCCCGGGAAGCCTTCGGCTATCGCCCCCGCTACCTCTGGTCGGAAACGCTCCGCCACCCGGAAACCGACTGA
- a CDS encoding aldo/keto reductase: MQYETLPDGTQIPVLGLGTWGIGGGHVADRSQDAHFVEILQRLIDMGYTHIDTAESYAQGHAEELVGVAIRGTPREEIFITTKVAKEHLGYDDVHRAIDGSLRRLGVDYVDLYLIHWPNPAIPLPETFRALNELTADGRVKRVGVSNFDVPLMQEAMALSDTPIATNQVRYNLLSRENVANGVLAFCQEQGIVLTAYSPLKSDVLTHPTVVEIARAHGATPAQVALKWLIDQPRVITIPKSSDLEHARENMDALRLELTAEETERLNNLQA; this comes from the coding sequence ATGCAATACGAAACCCTGCCGGATGGCACCCAGATCCCGGTCCTGGGGTTGGGGACTTGGGGCATCGGCGGCGGTCATGTGGCCGACCGCAGCCAGGATGCCCACTTCGTGGAGATCCTGCAACGGCTGATCGACATGGGCTATACCCACATCGACACGGCCGAGAGCTACGCCCAGGGCCACGCCGAAGAGCTGGTGGGGGTGGCCATCCGAGGCACGCCCCGGGAAGAGATCTTCATCACCACCAAAGTGGCCAAGGAACACCTGGGCTACGACGACGTCCACAGGGCCATCGACGGCAGCCTGCGCCGCCTGGGGGTGGATTATGTAGACCTCTACCTGATCCACTGGCCCAATCCCGCCATCCCCTTGCCCGAGACCTTCCGGGCCCTCAACGAGCTGACCGCCGATGGCCGGGTGAAGCGGGTGGGCGTGAGCAACTTCGACGTCCCCCTCATGCAGGAGGCCATGGCCCTCTCCGACACGCCCATCGCCACCAACCAGGTGCGCTATAACCTGCTCAGCCGGGAGAATGTGGCCAACGGCGTCCTGGCCTTTTGCCAGGAGCAGGGCATCGTCCTCACCGCCTATTCGCCCCTGAAGAGCGACGTGCTAACTCACCCCACGGTGGTGGAGATCGCCCGAGCCCACGGCGCTACACCGGCCCAGGTTGCCCTCAAGTGGCTGATCGACCAACCCAGGGTCATCACCATCCCCAAGTCCAGCGACCTGGAGCATGCCCGGGAAAACATGGACGCCCTTCGGCTGGAGCTCACCGCCGAGGAGACGGAGCGCCTCAACAACCTGCAGGCTTAG
- a CDS encoding aldose epimerase family protein, whose amino-acid sequence MFTLENDTLAVSILDPENDLDRCGSRYCVGGYIYQVTDRKRGPLLSGPQYPDPFPDVFDGQGAPDMFVAALGADAAPVGGEVGVIGVGRVRRSSPVEPFSVRHNPHVIEFVPWTVEAGPTAITMATGHTFGPWAYRLTRQVELHGRTLLSRTHIQSLGEAPLPIVWFAHPFFPWPAGPEICRFSIPVNLPEQEAARSGYYLDDAGYICRKSDYDWARGCYQALDFRPTGDPLVVEQRHPVLGRVTAETDFPPSFLPIWGNDRTFSFEPYFQTELARHEAATWSIRYQF is encoded by the coding sequence ATGTTCACCCTGGAAAATGATACCCTCGCGGTCTCCATCCTGGATCCCGAGAACGACCTGGACCGGTGTGGATCCCGCTACTGTGTGGGCGGCTACATCTACCAGGTCACCGACCGGAAGCGGGGGCCCCTGCTCAGCGGCCCCCAGTACCCGGACCCCTTTCCCGACGTTTTCGACGGACAGGGCGCGCCGGACATGTTCGTGGCTGCGCTGGGGGCAGATGCCGCCCCTGTGGGCGGCGAGGTGGGCGTCATCGGCGTGGGCCGGGTGCGCCGCAGCAGCCCGGTGGAGCCTTTCTCCGTCCGCCACAACCCACACGTGATCGAATTCGTCCCCTGGACGGTGGAGGCCGGCCCGACGGCCATCACCATGGCCACCGGGCACACCTTTGGCCCCTGGGCCTACCGCTTGACCCGCCAGGTGGAACTCCACGGGCGCACCCTCCTATCGCGAACCCACATCCAAAGCCTGGGGGAAGCCCCCTTGCCCATCGTCTGGTTTGCCCATCCCTTCTTTCCCTGGCCGGCCGGTCCGGAAATCTGTCGCTTTTCCATACCTGTCAACCTGCCCGAGCAAGAGGCAGCCAGGAGCGGCTACTACCTGGACGACGCCGGCTACATCTGCCGCAAATCCGACTACGACTGGGCCCGGGGCTGCTACCAGGCCCTGGACTTCCGCCCCACCGGCGACCCCCTGGTGGTGGAACAGCGCCACCCGGTGCTCGGCCGGGTGACGGCGGAAACCGACTTTCCGCCGTCCTTTCTGCCCATCTGGGGCAATGACCGCACGTTCTCGTTTGAGCCCTATTTCCAGACAGAACTGGCCCGGCATGAAGCGGCCACATGGTCCATTCGCTACCAGTTCTAG